The Setaria viridis chromosome 6, Setaria_viridis_v4.0, whole genome shotgun sequence genome contains a region encoding:
- the LOC117861061 gene encoding thaumatin-like protein 1, which yields MAASRSRLHGSPASIAVLILSFLQGSVRGITFTFTNRCPDTVWPGLLSGSGTPPLETTGFALEPGQSRSLYAPQGWSGRFWGRSGCNFDASGKGSCATGDCGSGEVECRGAGASPPATLAEFTLDGASGKDFYDVSLVDGYNLPMLVQAAAPECPDTGCLVDLNERCPDELRADDGRACRSACEAFGSPEYCCNGAYGNPNTCHPSQYSQLFKSACPKSYSYAYDDATSTFTCNHTDYTITFCPKSTPSSDKSKHSSRRPSHEQLEDSVWLASLRKSDAGALKVESWLASIILQSALAIAAVIALVALEQPLFSLL from the exons ATGGCGGCTTCTCGGTCGCGCCTGCACGGCTCGCCGGCCTCGATCGCCGTCctcatcctctccttcctccaag GGTCGGTGCGCGGCATCACGTTCACCTTCACCAACCGGTGCCCCGACACGGTGTGGCCGGGCCTGCTGTCGGGCTCGGGGACGCCGCCGCTGGAGACGACGGGCTTCGCGCTGGAGCCGGGGCAGTCGCGCTCCCTGTACGCGCCGCAGGGGTGGTCGGGCCGCTTCTGGGGCCGCTCCGGCTGCAACTTCGACGCCTCCGGCAAGGGCTCCTGCGCCACGGGCGACTGCGGCTCCGGCGAGGTCGAGTGCCGCGGCGCGGGGGCGTCACCGCCCGCCACGCTCGCCGAGTTCACACTCGACGGCGCCAGCGGCAAGGACTTCTACGACGTCAGCCTTGTCGACGGATACAACCTGCCCATGCTCGTccaggccgccgcgccggagtgCCCCGACACGGGCTGCCTCGTCGATCTCAACGAGCGGTGCCCCGACGAGCTCCGCGCCGACGACGGCCGCGCGTGCCGCAGCGCCTGCGAGGCGTTCGGGAGCCCCGAGTACTGCTGCAACGGCGCCTACGGCAACCCCAACACCTGCCACCCCTCCCAGTACTCGCAGCTCTTCAAGTCGGCGTGCCCCAAGTCCTACAGCTACGCCTACGACGACGCCACCTCCACCTTCACCTGCAACCACACCGACTACACCATCACCTTCTGCCCCAAATCCACCCCGTCCAG CGATAAATCCAAACACTCGTCGCGGAGGCCAAGCCATGAGCAGCTCGAAGATTCGGTGTGGCTTGCTTCCTTGAGAAAAAGCGACGCTGGTGCTCTGAAAGTAGAGTCATGGTTGGCGTCCATTATACTCCAGTCTGCCCTGGCAATCGCTGCGGTGATCGCACTTGTTGCACTGGAGCAACCTCTGTTCAGCTTGCTATGA